In Sander vitreus isolate 19-12246 chromosome 12, sanVit1, whole genome shotgun sequence, the following proteins share a genomic window:
- the arl14 gene encoding ADP-ribosylation factor-like protein 14 yields MGQRGSKQPEAHVLLLGLDNAGKSTLLYKLKHNACVSTVPTIGFNVEMFEARKNRKNIFLTVWDVGGQGKMREHWTSFYQDAAAVVFVVDSSSRGRLEEARRELENTLRSEQLRGRPLVLLANKQDVNGALTVTEIKDTFNLRKICSDRDWFVQPCSASTGFGVEEAFRRVVQMVK; encoded by the coding sequence ATGGGACAGCGAGGATCTAAACAACCAGAAGCCCACGTTCTCCTCCTGGGCCTGGACAACGCTGGGAAATCGACTCTCCTCTACAAACTGAAACACAACGCGTGCGTCAGCACCGTGCCTACCATCGGCTTCAACGTGGAAATGTTTGAGGCGAGAAAGAACAGGAAGAACATCTTCTTAACCGTGTGGGATGTCGGTGGCCAGGGAAAGATGCGCGAGCACTGGACGAGTTTCTACCAGGACGCGGCAGCTGTGGTGTTTGTTGTGGACAGCTCGAGCAGGGGGCGCCTGGAGGAAGCGCGGCGGGAGCTGGAGAACACACTGAGGAGTGAGCAGCTGCGGGGCCGTCCGCTGGTTCTTCTCGCCAACAAACAGGACGTGAACGGCGCTCTGACTGTCACTGAAATCAAGGACACGTTTAACCTGAGAAAGATTTGCTCCGATCGGGATTGGTTCGTGCAGCCTTGTTCCGCATCGACAGGATTTGGAGTTGAAGAAGCCTTCAGACGAGTGGTCCAGATGGTCAAATAA
- the LOC144526448 gene encoding zona pellucida sperm-binding protein 3-like, translating to MESNLKRTNYWWIIVLILVSTLPHFLYSQPSSRAEQTDFSMPGRTHGNMNPQLTAVQQQQRMGLSLRPRSVVVICHPDSMRVVVQADMFDTGLQVEGRHLRLGSGSLSEGSACGAVPSGEAEFTIQAHRRDCGTKLSSTKEKIVYSNVLVYSPEPSSGGLLRLDGATIPVACHYEKRNDVDGISLHPTWVPSVSRVSAEDHIDFNLLIMTEDWQFAMGSYSFFLGDPIYFQVSAITGNHMPLRVYVDHCVATATPDAETTLRYDFIKNHGCLADAYLTNSSSHFLPRIEEHKLRFQLEAFRFYQEPSNQQVYITCYVEVVPATLTVSSQNRACSLIENRWQSVDGNDQACRSCDVSHQVAQPLPTERPKTTIGTKAWPSKTSQQSSVQNRPEQHPANYRFHPGMHQSQHSKPRQSSAGAMKRGVEYKAERTIQLGPITVLPPSKIDTRPSDSKTVLLPKTRTTRDSG from the exons ATGGAAAGCAACCTTAAAAGAACCAATTATTGGTGGATTATCGTCCTTATCTTGGTTTCCACACTTCCACACTTTTTGTACAGCCAACCCTCCAGCCGCGCCGAACAAACCGACTTCTCCATGCCGGGCAGGACTCACGGTAACATGAACCCTCAGCTGACCGCGGTCCAACAGCAGCAACGCATGGGGCTCAGTTTGCGGCCTCGGTCTGTCGTGGTGATCTGCCACCCGGACTCGATGCGGGTTGTGGTGCAGGCTGACATGTTTGATACGGGCCTCCAGGTGGAAGGCAGACATCTGCGCCTGGGCTCAGGCTCACTGAGTGAAGGGAGTGCTTGCGGAGCAGTCCCATCAGGTGAGGCGGAATTCACCATCCAGGCCCACCGGAGGGACTGTGGAACTAAACTCTCC TCGACAAAAGAGAAGATTGTCTATTCTAACGTCCTGGTCTACTCACCTGAACCTTCATCTGGTGGTTTGCTTAGACTGGATGGAGCAACTATTCCGGTTGCATGTCATTATGAAAA GAGGAATGATGTAGATGGCATTTCCCTGCATCCCACCTGGGTTCCTTCTGTCTCCAGGGTCTCTGCAGAGGATCACATAGACTTCAATCTGCTAATCATGACTG AAGATTGGCAGTTTGCGATGGGATCTTATTCATTCTTTCTTGGAGATCCCATTTATTTTCAAGTTTCTGCCATCACTGGCAACCACATGCCCCTGCGAGTTTATGTTGACCACTGTGTTGCCACAGCAACTCCCGATGCAGAGACTACATTAAGATATGACTTTATTAAAAATCACGG ATGTCTTGCCGATGCTTACCTTACAAACTCCAGCTCCCATTTCCTACCACGAATTGAAGAGCACAAGCTGAGGTTTCAGTTGGAGGCCTTCAGGTTCTACCAGGAGCCCAGCAATCAG cagGTCTACATAACCTGCTACGTGGAGGTTGTTCCAGCCACGTTAACGGTCAGCTCTCAAAACAGGGCCTGCTCTTTGATTGAGAACAG ATGGCAGTCAGTTGACGGGAACGACCAGGCATGTAGAAGCTGCGACGTCTCCCATCAGGTTGCTCAGCCTCTGCCCACAGAACGCCCTAAAACTACCATCGGCACCAAAGCATGGCCCTCCAAGACTTCACAGCAGAGTTCAGTCCAGAACAGACCTGAACAACACCCAGCCAATTACCGTTTTCATCCAGGTATGCACCAGAGCCAACACAGCAAACCTCGGCAATCCTCTGCTGGAGCGATGAAGAGGGGGGTGGAGTACAAAGCAG AGCGAACTATCCAGCTGGGACCCATTACTGTCCTGCCACCCAGCAAAATTGACACAAGACCATCAGATTCTAAAACCGTACTTTTACCAAAGACCAGGACCACAAGAGACTCAGGATAG
- the LOC144527060 gene encoding interleukin-12 subunit alpha-like: MPLIKLYFTPALLLLVLTCAQVSQSVPVMSKEPLTDSCVIHAQTLLKNVTHALTQITLFSAIDCPEQSVELNMKTNTPSACAPKGSICSGITKSEFDQDSCLTNIGEDLHHYYTFLAAQPDPDGLLAPTVLSLRELMEKCFTWSLPTDLASAEAAADRLSTYDERLRLCKVLKGFQLRSITINRGIEYMNSGEHAN; encoded by the exons ATGCCCCTCATCAAGCTCT aCTTCACTCCTGCACTGCTGCTCCTGGTGCTAACCTGTGCTCAGGTCAGCCAGTCTGTGCCAGTGATGAGTAAAGAGCCGCTGACAGACTCCTGTGTTATACACGCACAGACGCTTCTAAAGAACGTCACTCATGCACTCACACAG ATAACCCTGTTCAGTGCAATTGACTGTCCAGAGCAGAGTGTGGAGCTAAACATGAAGACTAACACCCCATCTGCGTGTGCACCAAAG GGATCAATATGTTCAGGAATCACCAAGTCAGAATTTGATCAG GACTCGTGCCTGACAAACATTGGGGAGGATCTGCATCACTACTACACATTTCTAGCTGCTCAGCCGGACCCTGACGGTTTGCTTGCTCCAACTGTACTGTCGCTCAGAGAGCTCATGGAG AAGTGCTTTACATGGTCTCTGCCGACAGACTTGGCCTCAGCAGAG GCTGCTGCAGACCGTCTTAGCACCTACGATGAAAGACTGAGGCTCTGCAAAGTGCTGAAGGGCTTCCAGCTCCGCAGCATAACAATCAACAGAGGCATTGAATACATGAACTCTGGTGAACACGCTAACTGA